Within the Candidatus Eisenbacteria bacterium genome, the region GCTTCCGGAAGGTGGAACGCCTGCCGGGGAACGTCGGTTACCTGCGGCTCGACCGGTTCGTCGATCCCGAGCTCGGCGGCGGGACCGCGGCCGCGGCCATGTCGTTCCTCGCGAACACCGACGCCCTGATCGTGGATCTGCGGCAGAACGGCGGAGGCACGCCCCTCATGGTGGCGCTCCTCGCGAGCTATCTCTTCGAGTCCACGCCCGTGCACCTCAACAGCATCTACGACCGTCTGGAGGACCTGACGAAACAGATCTGGTCGTACCCGTACCTTGCGGGCCCGAGGTACCTCGGCAAGGACGTGTTCGTCCTCACCGCTCCACGCACGTTCTCGGGAGCGGAGGAGTTCGCCTACGACCTGAAGGCGCTGAAGCGCGCGACGATCGTCGGCGAGCGCACCCGCGGCGGCGCCCACCCGGGCAGCATCCGGCAGGTCCACGAGCACTTCGCCGTCATGGTGCCCACGGGGCGCGCCATCAACCCGGTGACGAACTCGAACTGGGAAGGCGTCGGCGTGGAGCCGGACATCGCGGCCCCCGCGGACAGTGCCCTCGTGGTGGCGCACCGGGCCGCGCTGACGAAGCTGATCGAGAAGACGAAGGACGCGGATCGGGCGGACGGATACCGCGAAGCCCTGACTCTGGTCGGAAAGTAGATCGAAGGGGCGAGGGGCCGGTTCGAATCCCGGCTCCCTCGCGCTTGCCCCGGGGCGAGCCGAGTGGATCCTCCAGGCCGGCTCCTACTGCACCTCCGTCAACCTCCGCCGCAGATCGGGGCTCAGCATTCCCTCGAAGACCTCCTCCACCGGGCCCGTCATGATGATCGAGAGATCCTCGTCCACCTCGACGTCCAGCTCGCCTCCCTCCATCACGACCCGGACCTTCCCGTCCACGAGTCCGCGATCGAAGCACGCCGCGGCCACGGCGCACGCGCTCGTGCCGGACGCGAGGGTGTGGCCGGCGCCGCGCTCCCAGACGAGCGCGCGCACGCGCTGCCGCGACTCCGGCGACGCGAGCTGGACGTTGATCCGCGCGGGGAACCTCGCGTGCGACTCCACCAGGGGGCCGATCGCGAAGAGGCGATCCCGCGTGTAAGGCTGTCCGAAGATCACGCAGTGGGGATTCCCCACCGAGACCACCGTCACGTCGAGCTTGTTCCCCTGCACGGGCAATGTCTTCACGGACCGGTCGATCTCGGCGCGCCCCATCTCGAGCCGCACGGCGTTCACGCGTCCG harbors:
- a CDS encoding S41 family peptidase; this translates as FRKVERLPGNVGYLRLDRFVDPELGGGTAAAAMSFLANTDALIVDLRQNGGGTPLMVALLASYLFESTPVHLNSIYDRLEDLTKQIWSYPYLAGPRYLGKDVFVLTAPRTFSGAEEFAYDLKALKRATIVGERTRGGAHPGSIRQVHEHFAVMVPTGRAINPVTNSNWEGVGVEPDIAAPADSALVVAHRAALTKLIEKTKDADRADGYREALTLVGK
- the dapF gene encoding diaminopimelate epimerase, with the protein product MLDGDFVKSHGLGNDYIVVDAARFGVRLTPERVRLLCHRHLGLGSDGILEITAADDRFQVVIWNPDGSVAERSGNGLRIAAKFLSEHGYTAESVFAIDTAAGPVRTQIYRADGRVNAVRLEMGRAEIDRSVKTLPVQGNKLDVTVVSVGNPHCVIFGQPYTRDRLFAIGPLVESHARFPARINVQLASPESRQRVRALVWERGAGHTLASGTSACAVAAACFDRGLVDGKVRVVMEGGELDVEVDEDLSIIMTGPVEEVFEGMLSPDLRRRLTEVQ